One Streptomyces sp. B21-105 genomic region harbors:
- a CDS encoding TetR/AcrR family transcriptional regulator — protein sequence MPAARESLLDAAFEALALRPWAAVRMVDVAASAGVSRQTLYNEFGSKEGLARALVRREADGYLAGVERALAAHGDVRERLAATAEWTASAARENVLVRAVLTGFWSERLPSPTLSAVPSSSAVPAQRRADGPLPSPADLVGAVRDRAVAVLSGPGAVRADAADLARCSELAVRLALSCVAAPPPGEDGVADLVRSALQRPSKN from the coding sequence ATGCCTGCAGCGCGGGAATCCCTACTGGACGCCGCCTTCGAGGCGCTGGCGCTACGGCCGTGGGCCGCGGTGCGGATGGTGGACGTCGCGGCGTCCGCCGGAGTGTCCCGGCAGACGCTGTACAACGAGTTCGGCAGCAAGGAGGGCCTGGCCCGGGCCCTGGTCAGGCGCGAGGCCGACGGGTACCTCGCCGGGGTCGAGCGCGCGCTGGCCGCGCACGGCGATGTCCGGGAGCGGCTCGCCGCCACCGCCGAGTGGACCGCCTCCGCCGCCCGCGAGAACGTCCTCGTACGGGCCGTCCTCACCGGGTTCTGGAGCGAGCGGCTGCCCTCGCCGACGCTCTCGGCGGTGCCGTCGTCCTCCGCCGTGCCGGCGCAGCGGCGGGCGGACGGGCCGCTGCCCTCACCCGCCGACCTCGTGGGCGCCGTCCGTGACCGGGCCGTCGCCGTGCTCTCCGGTCCCGGCGCCGTCCGCGCCGACGCGGCCGACCTCGCGCGGTGCTCCGAACTCGCCGTCCGCCTCGCGCTGTCCTGCGTCGCCGCGCCGCCGCCGGGGGAGGACGGGGTCGCCGACCTGGTGCGGAGCGCCCTGCAACGACCGTCCAAGAACTAG
- a CDS encoding DMT family transporter has translation MAWLLVVVAGLLETGFAVCLKLSHGFTRLWPTIAFCAFALGSFGLLTLSLKKLDVGPAYAVWTGIGAAGTAIYGMVFLGDLVSTLKLVSISLVIIGVIGLQLSGSAH, from the coding sequence ATGGCGTGGCTGCTGGTCGTCGTGGCCGGACTGCTCGAGACCGGTTTCGCCGTCTGCCTCAAGCTGTCCCACGGCTTCACGAGGCTCTGGCCGACCATCGCCTTCTGTGCTTTCGCCCTGGGCAGCTTCGGTCTGCTGACCCTCTCGCTGAAGAAGCTCGACGTGGGCCCCGCCTACGCGGTGTGGACGGGCATCGGCGCGGCGGGCACGGCCATCTACGGGATGGTCTTCCTGGGCGACCTGGTGTCGACGCTGAAGCTCGTCTCCATCAGCCTGGTGATCATAGGAGTGATCGGACTGCAGCTGTCCGGGTCGGCGCACTAG
- the rsgA gene encoding ribosome small subunit-dependent GTPase A, whose protein sequence is MRRYGKHTDEDDIRSRPNRKGNRPRTHIRPKHEDSVEGMVLTVDRGRLTCLVEDRVVLAMKARELGRKAAVVGDRVALVGDLSGTKDTLARIVRIGERTSVLRRTADDDDPYERVVVANADQLAVVTALADPEPRPRLIDRCLVAAFDGGLTPLLVMTKSDLASPDKLLELYGHLDIPYLVTSREELENGAAADVVREHLAGRITAFVGHSGVGKTTLVNALVPKERRRVTGHVNAVTGRGRHTTTSALALPLAGTDDWVIDTPGVRSFGLHHVDPSRVILAFPDLVPGTEGCPRACSHDEQDCALDAWVADGHADPARLYSLRRLLATRERTEGD, encoded by the coding sequence ATGCGCCGCTACGGCAAGCACACCGACGAGGACGACATCCGCAGCCGCCCGAACCGCAAGGGCAACCGGCCTCGCACCCACATCCGGCCCAAGCACGAGGACTCCGTCGAGGGCATGGTCCTCACCGTCGACCGGGGCCGGCTGACCTGCCTGGTCGAGGACCGCGTCGTCCTGGCGATGAAGGCCCGCGAGCTGGGCCGCAAGGCGGCGGTGGTGGGCGACCGCGTCGCCCTGGTCGGCGATCTGTCGGGCACGAAGGACACCCTGGCCCGCATCGTCCGCATCGGCGAGCGCACGTCGGTGCTCCGCCGCACCGCGGACGACGACGACCCGTACGAGCGGGTCGTCGTCGCCAACGCCGACCAGCTGGCCGTCGTCACCGCACTGGCCGATCCGGAGCCCCGCCCTCGTCTGATCGACCGCTGTCTCGTCGCGGCCTTCGACGGCGGCCTGACCCCCCTGCTGGTCATGACGAAGTCGGACCTGGCCTCACCGGACAAGCTGCTGGAGCTGTACGGCCACCTCGACATCCCGTACCTCGTCACCAGCCGTGAGGAGCTGGAGAACGGCGCGGCGGCGGACGTGGTGCGAGAGCATCTGGCCGGACGGATCACGGCGTTCGTCGGTCACTCCGGCGTCGGCAAGACGACGCTGGTCAACGCGCTGGTCCCGAAGGAGCGGCGGCGGGTGACCGGCCATGTGAACGCGGTGACCGGACGCGGCCGCCACACCACGACCTCGGCGCTGGCCCTGCCGCTGGCGGGCACGGACGACTGGGTGATCGACACGCCGGGCGTGCGGTCGTTCGGTCTGCACCACGTCGACCCGTCCCGGGTGATCCTCGCCTTCCCCGACCTGGTGCCCGGCACCGAGGGCTGTCCGCGCGCGTGCAGTCACGACGAGCAGGACTGCGCCCTGGACGCCTGGGTGGCGGACGGCCACGCCGACCCGGCGCGGCTGTACTCGCTGCGCCGGCTGCTCGCCACGCGCGAGCGCACGGAGGGCGACTGA
- the aroA gene encoding 3-phosphoshikimate 1-carboxyvinyltransferase, translated as MAPNPAHTALWPAPHASEAVDATVHVPGSKSVTNRALVLAALASEPGWLRRPLRSRDTLLMAEALRAMGVEIEETVSSSSTGGAGNPERAGEAWRVLPDGLRGPATVDVGNAGTVMRFLPPLAALADGPVRFDGDPRSYERPLNGVIDALRVLGARIDDDGRGSLPMTVHGGGALDGGPVEIDASSSSQFVSALLLSGPRFNQGVEVRHIGSSLPSLPHIRMTVDMLRAVGAQVDTPESGGEPNVWRVTPGALLGRDLTIEPDLSNAQPFLAAALVTGGRVLIPDWPARTTQPGDRLREIFTEMGGCCELADYGLVLTGSGSIHGIDVDLGDVGELTPGIAAVAALADSPSTLRGVSHLRLHETDRLAALTKEINELGGDVTETADGLHIRPRRLHGGIFHTYDDHRMATAGAIIGLAVEGVQIENVATTAKTMPDFPELWTGMLGA; from the coding sequence ATGGCCCCGAACCCCGCCCACACCGCCCTCTGGCCCGCCCCGCACGCGAGCGAGGCCGTCGACGCGACGGTCCACGTGCCGGGGTCGAAGTCCGTCACCAACCGCGCGCTGGTGCTGGCCGCCCTGGCCTCCGAGCCCGGCTGGCTGCGCCGCCCGCTGCGCTCCCGCGACACCCTGCTGATGGCCGAGGCCCTGCGCGCCATGGGCGTCGAGATCGAGGAGACGGTGTCGTCCAGCTCCACCGGCGGCGCGGGGAACCCCGAGCGCGCGGGCGAGGCCTGGCGCGTGCTGCCCGACGGCCTGCGCGGCCCGGCCACGGTGGACGTGGGCAACGCGGGCACCGTGATGCGCTTCCTGCCGCCGCTCGCCGCCCTCGCCGACGGGCCCGTCCGTTTCGACGGCGACCCGCGGTCCTACGAGCGTCCCCTGAACGGCGTCATCGACGCGCTGCGCGTCCTCGGCGCCCGCATCGACGACGACGGCCGCGGGTCCCTCCCGATGACCGTGCACGGCGGCGGTGCGCTGGACGGCGGCCCGGTGGAGATCGACGCCTCGTCCTCGTCCCAGTTCGTGTCGGCCCTGCTTTTGTCGGGGCCGCGCTTCAACCAGGGGGTGGAGGTCCGGCACATCGGCTCCTCGCTGCCCTCGCTGCCGCACATCCGGATGACGGTCGACATGCTGCGCGCGGTCGGAGCCCAGGTGGACACCCCGGAGTCGGGCGGCGAGCCCAACGTCTGGCGGGTCACCCCGGGCGCCCTGCTGGGCCGGGACCTCACGATCGAGCCGGACCTGTCCAACGCCCAGCCGTTCCTGGCGGCGGCACTGGTCACCGGCGGCCGGGTGCTGATCCCGGACTGGCCGGCCCGCACCACCCAACCGGGTGACCGGCTGCGCGAGATCTTCACCGAGATGGGCGGTTGCTGCGAACTGGCCGACTACGGCCTCGTCCTCACCGGCTCGGGCTCGATCCACGGCATCGACGTCGACCTGGGCGACGTCGGCGAGCTGACACCGGGCATCGCGGCGGTCGCCGCCCTCGCGGACTCCCCGTCCACCCTGCGCGGCGTCTCCCATCTGCGGCTGCACGAGACCGACCGGCTGGCCGCGCTGACCAAGGAGATCAACGAACTGGGCGGGGACGTCACGGAGACCGCCGACGGTCTGCACATCCGTCCGCGCCGCCTGCACGGCGGGATCTTCCACACCTACGACGACCACCGTATGGCGACGGCCGGCGCGATCATCGGCCTGGCCGTGGAGGGCGTGCAGATCGAGAACGTGGCGACGACCGCGAAGACCATGCCGGACTTCCCGGAGCTGTGGACCGGGATGCTCGGGGCGTAG
- a CDS encoding M50 family metallopeptidase, with the protein MASTAALALPDLWDRLTGSQTDPDLWVVIATAVAALAVVVPHRLWRVSRNAVTIAHEGGHGLVALLTGRQLTGIRLHSDTSGLTLSRGKPHGLGMILTAAAGYPAPPLLGLGGAALLGAGRITLLLWVATALLMAMLVMIRNAYGALTVVLTGGAFLLVSWLAGPQVQAAFAYAVVWFLLLGGVRPAFELQAKRSRGGAGDSDADQLSRLTHVPAGLWLFLFHAVSLCALLGGGRWLLDL; encoded by the coding sequence ATGGCCAGCACCGCCGCCCTCGCGCTGCCCGACCTGTGGGACCGTCTCACCGGCTCCCAGACCGACCCCGACCTGTGGGTGGTGATCGCCACCGCCGTGGCGGCGCTCGCGGTCGTCGTGCCGCACCGGCTGTGGCGGGTCTCCCGCAACGCCGTCACCATCGCCCACGAGGGCGGCCACGGCCTGGTCGCGCTGCTGACCGGCCGCCAACTGACCGGAATACGGCTGCACTCCGACACCAGCGGCCTGACCCTCAGCCGGGGCAAGCCGCACGGCCTCGGCATGATCCTCACCGCGGCCGCCGGCTACCCGGCTCCCCCGCTGCTCGGCCTGGGCGGCGCCGCCCTGCTGGGCGCCGGCCGCATCACCCTGCTGCTCTGGGTGGCGACGGCCCTGCTGATGGCGATGCTGGTGATGATCCGCAACGCGTACGGCGCCCTGACGGTCGTCCTCACCGGCGGCGCCTTCCTGCTCGTGTCCTGGCTGGCGGGTCCGCAGGTGCAGGCGGCGTTCGCGTACGCCGTGGTGTGGTTCCTGCTGCTGGGCGGGGTCCGTCCGGCGTTCGAACTGCAGGCGAAGCGGTCCCGCGGCGGGGCGGGGGACTCCGACGCGGACCAGCTGTCGAGGCTGACCCACGTACCGGCCGGCCTGTGGCTGTTCCTCTTCCACGCGGTGAGCCTGTGCGCGCTGCTGGGCGGCGGCAGGTGGCTGCTGGACCTGTGA